A genome region from Pseudomonas anguilliseptica includes the following:
- a CDS encoding lysylphosphatidylglycerol synthase transmembrane domain-containing protein encodes MMKRSDLVWTLVGLGAVLLSCYLLYHQVRTISLNEIADSLRAIPRLDWLLAAAATLGAYSAYSALAWYDRIALAHLGKKISWRFISLCSFTTYALAHNIGASVFSGALVRYRAYRTKGMTPQEIGILIVFCSFTFALGTILASGCVLVLEPDLIHRVAKVTPLVSEIIGVLLLLLVALYVLGSWRHFKPWHWGKLHLEYPRLGIVGRQLLAGPLELACAAAIIYFALPAENNPGYLVVFGVFLASFSLALLSHAPGGLGVLEVTFLAAMPELPAADVLAALIVFRYFYLLLPFALSLLVVLGFEWTQWQSRRTNPDNPPLP; translated from the coding sequence GTGATGAAAAGGAGCGATCTGGTCTGGACCCTGGTGGGGCTCGGCGCCGTGCTGCTGTCGTGCTACTTGCTCTATCACCAAGTGCGCACTATCTCCCTGAATGAAATCGCCGACAGCCTGCGCGCCATTCCACGCCTGGATTGGCTGCTGGCCGCAGCAGCCACCCTTGGCGCCTATAGCGCCTATAGCGCCCTGGCCTGGTACGACCGCATCGCCCTCGCTCACCTGGGCAAAAAGATTTCCTGGCGCTTTATCAGTCTGTGCTCCTTCACTACCTATGCGCTGGCCCACAACATCGGCGCCTCAGTGTTCTCCGGCGCCCTGGTGCGTTACCGCGCTTACCGCACCAAAGGCATGACGCCGCAGGAAATCGGCATTCTGATCGTCTTCTGCTCCTTTACCTTCGCCCTCGGCACCATCCTCGCCAGCGGCTGCGTACTGGTGCTGGAGCCGGATCTGATCCACCGCGTGGCGAAAGTCACGCCGCTGGTGTCCGAAATCATCGGCGTGCTCCTGCTGCTGTTGGTCGCGCTCTATGTGCTCGGTTCCTGGCGGCACTTCAAGCCCTGGCACTGGGGCAAGCTGCATCTCGAATACCCACGCCTGGGGATTGTCGGCCGCCAGTTGCTGGCCGGCCCACTGGAGCTGGCTTGCGCGGCAGCGATCATCTACTTCGCCCTGCCAGCGGAGAACAACCCAGGCTATCTAGTGGTGTTCGGCGTATTCCTCGCCTCGTTCTCGCTGGCGCTGCTGTCTCACGCCCCCGGCGGCCTGGGTGTGCTGGAAGTGACCTTCCTCGCGGCGATGCCCGAGCTGCCAGCGGCGGACGTTCTCGCCGCGCTGATCGTGTTCCGCTACTTCTACCTGCTGTTGCCGTTCGCCCTGTCGCTGCTGGTGGTACTGGGCTTCGAGTGGACGCAGTGGCAGAGCCGCCGCACCAACCCTGACAACCCGCCCTTGCCCTGA
- a CDS encoding YgiQ family radical SAM protein → MQAAKPLFDYPKYWAECFGPAPFLPMSREEMDQLGWDSCDIIIVTGDAYVDHPSFGMAIIGRLLESQGFRVGIIAQPNWQSKDDFMKLGEPNLFFGVAAGNMDSMINRYTADKKIRSDDAYTPGGLAGKRPDRASLVYSQRCKEAYKHVPIVLGGIEASLRRIAHYDYWQDRVRNSILIDASADILLYGNAERAIVEVAQRLSYGHKIEDITDVRGTAFIRRDTPQGWYEVDSTRIDRPGKIDKIINPYVNTQDTAACAIEQEKGAAGSGPQEDPNEPKVVQILASPRMTRDKTVIRLPSMEKVRNDPVLYAHANRVLHLETNPGNARALVQKHGEVDVWFNPPPIPMTTEEMDYVFGMPYQRIPHPAYGKEKIPAYEMIRFSVNIMRGCFGGCTFCSITEHEGRIIQNRSEESIIREIEEIRDKVPGFTGVISDLGGPTANMYRIACKSPEIESACRKPSCVFPGICPNLNTDHSSLIQLYRSARALPGVKKILIASGLRYDLAVESPEYVKELVTHHVGGYLKIAPEHTEEGPLNQMMKPGIGSYDKFKRMFEKYSKEAGKEQYLIPYFIAAHPGTTDEDMMNLALWLKGNGFRADQVQAFYPSPMATATAMYHSGKNPLRKVSYKSDGVTIVKSEEQRRLHKAFLRYHDPKGWPMLREALLRMGRGDLIGPGKNQLIPLHQPATDSYQSARRKNSTPAGSHKVAKDTSKSKPMLTQHTGLPPRDTGAAGGSPWDKREKAKAAAQARNQQAAKERADAAKGKGKKPPKKPVVPR, encoded by the coding sequence ATGCAAGCCGCCAAGCCGTTATTCGATTATCCAAAGTACTGGGCCGAGTGTTTCGGGCCGGCGCCTTTCCTGCCGATGAGCCGGGAAGAGATGGATCAGCTTGGCTGGGACAGTTGCGATATCATCATTGTCACCGGTGATGCTTATGTGGATCACCCCTCGTTCGGCATGGCGATTATTGGCCGCCTGCTGGAGTCGCAAGGCTTTCGCGTGGGCATCATTGCCCAGCCGAACTGGCAGTCGAAAGACGATTTCATGAAGCTCGGCGAGCCGAACCTGTTCTTCGGCGTCGCGGCCGGCAACATGGACTCGATGATCAACCGCTACACCGCCGACAAGAAAATCCGCTCCGACGACGCCTACACCCCTGGCGGCCTTGCCGGCAAGCGCCCGGACCGCGCCAGCCTGGTGTACAGCCAGCGCTGCAAAGAAGCCTACAAACACGTGCCGATCGTGCTCGGCGGTATCGAGGCCTCGCTGCGCCGTATTGCGCACTACGACTACTGGCAAGATCGCGTGCGCAACTCGATCCTGATCGACGCCAGCGCCGATATCCTGCTGTATGGCAACGCCGAGCGCGCCATCGTCGAAGTGGCCCAGCGCCTGTCCTATGGCCACAAGATCGAAGACATTACCGACGTGCGCGGCACCGCGTTTATCCGCCGCGACACGCCGCAGGGCTGGTACGAAGTGGACTCCACCCGTATCGACCGTCCGGGCAAGATCGACAAGATCATCAACCCGTACGTGAATACTCAGGACACCGCGGCCTGCGCCATCGAGCAGGAGAAAGGTGCGGCCGGCTCAGGCCCGCAAGAAGATCCGAACGAACCGAAGGTCGTGCAGATTCTTGCCAGCCCCCGGATGACCCGCGACAAGACGGTGATCCGCCTGCCGTCGATGGAAAAGGTGCGTAACGACCCGGTGCTCTACGCCCACGCCAACCGCGTGCTGCACCTGGAAACCAATCCGGGTAACGCCCGTGCGCTGGTGCAGAAACATGGTGAGGTGGATGTGTGGTTCAACCCGCCACCCATCCCGATGACCACCGAGGAAATGGACTACGTGTTCGGCATGCCCTATCAGCGCATTCCGCACCCGGCCTATGGCAAGGAGAAGATCCCGGCCTACGAGATGATCCGCTTCTCGGTGAACATCATGCGTGGCTGTTTTGGCGGCTGTACCTTCTGCTCCATTACGGAACATGAGGGGCGGATCATCCAGAACCGTTCGGAAGAGTCGATCATCCGCGAGATCGAAGAGATCCGCGACAAGGTGCCGGGCTTTACCGGGGTGATTTCCGACCTTGGCGGGCCGACCGCAAACATGTACCGCATCGCCTGCAAGAGCCCGGAAATCGAATCCGCGTGCCGCAAGCCGTCCTGCGTGTTCCCCGGTATCTGCCCGAACCTGAATACCGATCACTCCAGCCTGATCCAGCTGTACCGCAGTGCGCGTGCTCTGCCGGGGGTGAAGAAGATCCTCATCGCCTCGGGGCTGCGCTACGACCTCGCCGTCGAGTCGCCGGAGTATGTCAAGGAGCTGGTCACCCACCACGTCGGCGGCTACCTGAAGATCGCCCCGGAGCACACCGAGGAAGGCCCGCTGAATCAGATGATGAAGCCGGGCATAGGCAGCTACGACAAGTTCAAGCGCATGTTCGAGAAGTACTCGAAAGAGGCGGGCAAAGAGCAGTACCTGATCCCATACTTTATCGCAGCGCACCCTGGCACCACCGACGAGGACATGATGAACCTGGCGCTGTGGCTCAAGGGCAACGGCTTCCGCGCCGACCAGGTGCAGGCGTTCTACCCCTCGCCGATGGCCACCGCCACGGCCATGTACCACTCGGGCAAGAACCCGCTGCGCAAGGTCAGCTACAAGAGCGACGGCGTGACCATCGTCAAGAGTGAAGAACAGCGTCGGCTGCACAAGGCCTTCCTGCGTTACCACGACCCGAAAGGCTGGCCGATGCTGCGTGAAGCGCTGTTGCGCATGGGCCGTGGCGATCTGATCGGGCCGGGCAAGAATCAGCTGATCCCGCTGCATCAGCCCGCCACCGACAGCTACCAGAGCGCACGCCGCAAGAATTCGACGCCGGCTGGTAGCCACAAAGTCGCCAAGGACACCAGCAAGAGCAAGCCGATGCTGACCCAGCACACCGGCTTGCCACCACGCGATACCGGTGCGGCCGGTGGTAGCCCCTGGGACAAGCGCGAGAAGGCCAAGGCCGCGGCGCAGGCGCGTAACCAGCAGGCGGCGAAGGAGCGTGCCGATGCCGCTAAAGGTAAAGGCAAGAAGCCGCCGAAGAAGCCGGTGGTGCCGCGCTGA
- a CDS encoding substrate-binding periplasmic protein, with amino-acid sequence MIWLLLCLVGSVRAELYLLTEEAPPTSFSRDGELHGLAVEVVRALIERTGDPGKIELLPWTRGYHLAQQEPNTAIFSTVRTPERESKFQWVGPLLIGTTSFYSLKSRNLRFDNLQQAAESGPLAVPKQWYTFETLSARGFKNLYGVPSSKNMVTMLKHERVQLIATEDLTLKDELASGGLRPDQVQAHLPFMRSAYYIAFSPQTDKALVERWRRALDAMHEDGSFAQIFRRWLPHAELPTATE; translated from the coding sequence ATGATCTGGCTACTGCTCTGTCTGGTCGGGTCCGTGCGTGCCGAGTTGTATCTGCTTACCGAGGAAGCGCCGCCGACCAGCTTTAGCCGTGATGGCGAGTTGCACGGCCTGGCCGTAGAAGTGGTGCGTGCGCTGATCGAGCGTACCGGCGACCCCGGCAAGATCGAGCTGTTGCCCTGGACGCGCGGCTACCACCTGGCTCAGCAGGAGCCGAATACGGCAATTTTCTCCACCGTGCGTACGCCGGAGCGTGAGAGCAAGTTTCAATGGGTCGGCCCGCTGCTGATTGGCACCACCAGCTTCTACTCGCTGAAATCGCGCAATCTGCGTTTCGACAACCTGCAGCAAGCCGCCGAGAGCGGGCCGCTGGCCGTGCCGAAACAGTGGTACACCTTTGAAACCCTCAGCGCGCGTGGTTTCAAGAATCTCTACGGGGTTCCCAGCTCGAAGAATATGGTGACCATGCTCAAACATGAGCGGGTGCAGTTGATCGCCACTGAAGACCTGACTCTCAAGGACGAACTGGCCAGCGGCGGTTTGCGCCCGGACCAGGTGCAGGCGCACTTGCCCTTTATGCGGTCGGCTTACTACATAGCCTTCTCCCCGCAGACCGATAAGGCGCTGGTCGAACGCTGGCGGCGCGCCCTCGATGCCATGCATGAGGACGGCAGCTTCGCGCAGATATTCCGCCGCTGGCTGCCGCATGCCGAGTTACCGACGGCCACTGAATAG
- a CDS encoding substrate-binding domain-containing protein, which produces MLLFVVLTSWTTQALAKDCIGVVAAGATPFWVQVEAGARQAGQALDLDVHFRGPSREGRVETQLQMINWVLEYGCKALVIAPSGPEIAPRVQQLAGSGINTVYFDRDLPGSAVRGVVSTDNFLAGVQAGQALAVALGGQGKVALLRLKAGVLSTSERERGFRQGAEQGGLSILVDTFIGDDSQAAVDALREQLPQLAGVFTPNSTSSRAALAALRRLGKAGELVHIGFDGDPLLIEALSKGEIHSLMIQQAHAIGYQSVQLAAQSLRGELAPQPVNIALQVQQVNRENLAQWQRAREFELSGNP; this is translated from the coding sequence GTGCTGCTATTCGTTGTGTTGACCAGTTGGACTACTCAAGCGTTGGCAAAGGACTGTATCGGTGTGGTGGCGGCGGGAGCCACGCCCTTCTGGGTGCAGGTGGAGGCGGGCGCGCGACAGGCGGGTCAAGCGCTTGATCTGGACGTGCATTTCCGCGGGCCCAGCCGCGAGGGACGGGTGGAAACCCAGCTGCAGATGATCAATTGGGTGTTGGAATATGGCTGCAAGGCGCTGGTTATCGCCCCCAGCGGCCCCGAGATCGCCCCACGTGTGCAGCAATTGGCGGGCAGTGGCATCAATACCGTGTATTTCGACCGTGATCTGCCCGGAAGTGCAGTGCGCGGTGTGGTCTCCACTGATAATTTCCTCGCCGGCGTGCAGGCCGGGCAGGCCCTGGCTGTGGCGCTCGGCGGGCAGGGCAAGGTCGCGTTGTTGCGCCTGAAGGCCGGCGTGCTCTCGACCAGCGAGCGTGAGCGTGGCTTTCGCCAGGGCGCGGAGCAGGGTGGCCTGAGTATCCTGGTCGATACCTTTATTGGCGACGACAGCCAGGCGGCGGTGGATGCCTTGCGTGAGCAGTTGCCGCAACTGGCTGGGGTGTTCACCCCCAACAGCACCAGCTCACGTGCCGCTCTGGCGGCACTGCGCCGACTCGGCAAGGCGGGTGAGCTCGTTCATATCGGTTTCGATGGTGATCCTCTGTTGATTGAAGCGCTGAGCAAGGGCGAGATCCATAGCCTGATGATCCAGCAAGCCCATGCCATCGGTTATCAGTCCGTGCAATTGGCCGCACAAAGCCTGCGTGGCGAACTTGCGCCGCAGCCGGTGAATATCGCGCTGCAGGTGCAGCAGGTAAATCGCGAGAACCTGGCGCAATGGCAGCGGGCCCGCGAGTTTGAACTTTCCGGTAATCCCTAA
- a CDS encoding YqaA family protein: MLTFSAYLGLFVSALGAATLLPLQSESVLVALLLSSAYSPWALLAVASVGNILGSLLNWLLGRYLEHFRHKSWFPVSEARLQQAQRGYARYGRWSLLLSWMPIIGDPLTLVAGVMRERLWFFLLIVSLAKTARYAVLAALTLGWS; the protein is encoded by the coding sequence GTGTTGACGTTTTCCGCCTACCTCGGCCTGTTTGTTTCGGCCCTTGGCGCCGCCACCCTGCTGCCGCTGCAATCGGAAAGCGTGCTGGTGGCGCTGCTACTCAGCAGCGCCTATTCACCCTGGGCGCTGCTGGCGGTGGCCAGCGTCGGCAATATCCTCGGCTCACTGCTCAACTGGCTGCTCGGCCGCTACCTGGAACACTTTCGCCATAAGTCCTGGTTCCCCGTCAGCGAAGCACGCCTGCAGCAGGCACAGCGCGGCTACGCACGGTATGGTCGCTGGTCACTGCTGCTGAGCTGGATGCCGATCATCGGCGACCCGCTGACCCTGGTGGCCGGGGTGATGCGCGAACGCCTGTGGTTTTTCCTGCTGATCGTCAGCCTGGCGAAAACCGCCCGCTATGCTGTATTGGCAGCCCTGACCCTCGGCTGGAGCTGA
- a CDS encoding Hsp70 family protein, translating into MTLSTPARACGIDFGTSNSTVGWLRPDAETLIPLEDGKITLPSVVFFNLEERRPVYGRLALQEYLEGYEGRLMRSLKSLLGSKLLKSETTVLGSALPFKDLLGFFIGELKNRAEATAGRPFEEVVLGRPVFFVDDDPVADLEAQNTLVAVAHSLGFKDVSFQYEPIAAAFDYESGISREELVLIVDIGGGTSDFSLVRLAPERRAVADRHSDILATGGVHIGGTDFDKQLSLAGVMPLFGYGSRMKSDAPMPTSTHLNLATWHTINAVYSAQSQRQLQSMRYDIVDPTGIDRLFQLIERRDGHWLAMQVEESKIALTEQDARPIDLSRLEDGLVAELTRTLFEDAIEPLLERVRASVTQLLGDAGVSVEQVDTVFFTGGSSGIPALRQSVAAMLPNAQHVEGNTFGSIGSGLAIEAHKRYG; encoded by the coding sequence ATGACTCTCTCTACACCCGCCCGCGCCTGCGGCATCGACTTCGGCACCTCCAACTCCACCGTCGGCTGGCTGCGCCCCGACGCCGAAACCCTGATTCCCCTGGAAGACGGCAAGATCACCCTGCCCTCGGTGGTGTTCTTCAACCTCGAAGAACGTCGCCCGGTGTACGGCCGCCTGGCGTTGCAGGAATACCTGGAAGGCTACGAAGGCCGGCTGATGCGCTCGCTGAAAAGCCTGCTGGGCAGCAAACTGCTGAAAAGCGAAACCACGGTCTTGGGCAGCGCCCTGCCGTTTAAAGACCTGCTCGGTTTTTTTATCGGTGAGCTGAAAAACCGCGCCGAGGCCACTGCCGGCCGTCCCTTTGAAGAAGTGGTGCTGGGCCGCCCGGTGTTCTTCGTCGACGATGACCCGGTGGCCGACCTGGAAGCACAGAACACCCTGGTGGCCGTGGCGCACAGCCTCGGTTTCAAGGACGTGTCGTTCCAGTACGAGCCCATCGCCGCAGCCTTCGACTATGAGTCGGGCATCAGCCGCGAAGAGCTGGTGCTGATCGTCGATATCGGCGGTGGTACCTCGGACTTCTCCCTGGTGCGCCTGGCGCCCGAACGCCGCGCAGTGGCGGATCGTCACAGCGACATCCTCGCCACCGGCGGCGTACATATCGGCGGTACCGACTTCGACAAGCAACTGTCCCTGGCCGGGGTGATGCCGCTGTTCGGTTACGGCAGCCGGATGAAGAGCGATGCACCGATGCCCACCAGCACCCACCTCAACCTGGCCACCTGGCACACCATCAACGCGGTGTACTCGGCGCAGTCGCAGCGCCAACTGCAGAGCATGCGCTACGACATCGTCGACCCTACCGGCATCGACCGCCTGTTCCAGCTGATCGAGCGCCGCGACGGCCACTGGCTGGCCATGCAGGTGGAAGAAAGCAAGATCGCCCTGACCGAACAGGATGCCCGCCCCATCGACCTCAGCCGCCTGGAAGATGGCCTGGTCGCCGAGCTGACCCGCACACTGTTTGAGGATGCCATCGAACCGCTGCTGGAGCGCGTGCGTGCCAGCGTCACCCAACTGCTCGGCGATGCCGGCGTCAGTGTTGAGCAGGTCGATACGGTGTTTTTTACCGGCGGCTCCAGCGGTATTCCGGCACTGCGCCAGAGCGTCGCGGCAATGCTGCCGAATGCCCAGCATGTGGAAGGCAACACCTTCGGCAGCATCGGCAGCGGCCTGGCCATCGAGGCGCACAAGCGTTACGGCTAA
- a CDS encoding substrate-binding periplasmic protein, which yields MWLKSWFVVLLLGCCTSAQAAELRLYTEEYRPLSYIEDGRLTGMAVEVVELLIQRTGQDTRIELVPWTRGYHQVQREANSGLFSTVRTARREALFQWVGPIARGYTSFYARRGAGLNVRTLQESGASTPSRCPSSGTPMSTSATVV from the coding sequence ATGTGGTTGAAGTCCTGGTTTGTTGTGTTGTTGCTTGGCTGCTGTACATCTGCGCAGGCTGCCGAGTTGCGCCTGTATACCGAGGAGTACCGGCCGCTGAGCTATATCGAAGATGGCAGGCTGACTGGTATGGCCGTGGAAGTGGTCGAGCTGCTGATTCAGCGTACCGGACAGGACACCCGCATCGAACTGGTGCCCTGGACCCGCGGTTACCATCAGGTGCAGCGCGAGGCCAACAGCGGCTTGTTCTCCACGGTACGCACCGCACGGCGCGAGGCACTGTTCCAGTGGGTCGGGCCGATTGCCCGGGGGTATACCAGCTTCTATGCGCGACGCGGCGCCGGGTTGAATGTGCGCACGCTGCAGGAGTCGGGCGCTTCAACACCCTCGCGGTGCCCAAGCAGTGGTACTCCTATGAGTACCTCAGCGACCGTGGTATGA
- a CDS encoding type II secretion system F family protein has translation MPPPRPALPDFAARAQLFGHLAAMEKAGVPVERALLSLQVPARARAALASLQAHIAGGSDMASAGLRSGLFAPLDSTLLHAAQTSGCLAAVYQRLAERYNHRAQQAAAVKSRLLLPAAVLVLALFIQPLPALVGGQLSIAGYLWGVLWPLLVLGTLYGLGRGFYLRRERAPAGEASPFDGLLANVPILGPALLRRNLRDFFDSLGLMLEAGMPMLEALPKACAVIRHAPLRNRFSGVQLAVQRGQNLAQALASVDFPGQGLALGLIRTGEASGALPASLLNYAEVETQKLDSLTEQLATWLPRVLYAGVMLWMAYGLLTGGGFGPRLPADLG, from the coding sequence ATGCCGCCCCCACGTCCTGCCTTGCCTGATTTTGCTGCGCGCGCCCAGTTGTTCGGCCATCTGGCGGCTATGGAAAAAGCCGGTGTGCCAGTCGAGCGGGCGCTGCTCAGCCTGCAAGTGCCAGCGCGCGCCAGGGCTGCGCTGGCCAGCCTGCAAGCTCATATCGCCGGCGGTAGTGATATGGCCAGTGCCGGGCTGCGCAGTGGCTTGTTCGCTCCGCTGGACAGCACCTTGCTGCATGCCGCTCAGACCAGCGGCTGCCTGGCGGCGGTTTATCAGCGCTTGGCCGAGCGTTACAACCACCGGGCGCAACAGGCCGCCGCCGTGAAGTCACGCTTGCTGTTGCCGGCAGCCGTGTTGGTGCTGGCGCTGTTTATCCAGCCGCTGCCCGCATTGGTCGGCGGCCAGCTGAGCATCGCCGGTTATCTGTGGGGTGTGCTCTGGCCGTTGCTGGTGCTGGGCACGCTCTATGGCCTGGGTCGTGGGTTTTACCTGCGTCGTGAGCGCGCGCCTGCTGGTGAGGCTTCGCCGTTCGATGGCCTGTTGGCGAATGTGCCGATTCTCGGTCCCGCGTTGCTGCGGCGTAATCTGCGCGACTTTTTCGACAGCCTGGGGCTGATGCTGGAGGCTGGCATGCCCATGCTCGAAGCCCTGCCCAAGGCCTGCGCGGTGATCCGCCATGCGCCGTTGCGCAACCGCTTCAGCGGTGTGCAGTTGGCTGTGCAGCGCGGGCAAAACCTGGCGCAGGCGTTGGCCAGTGTGGATTTCCCCGGGCAAGGGTTGGCCCTTGGGCTGATTCGTACGGGGGAGGCCAGTGGCGCCTTACCGGCCAGCCTGCTCAACTATGCCGAGGTGGAAACCCAGAAGCTGGATAGCCTGACCGAACAGCTGGCCACCTGGCTACCACGCGTGCTGTATGCCGGGGTGATGCTGTGGATGGCCTATGGGCTGCTCACCGGTGGCGGCTTTGGTCCACGCTTGCCTGCGGACTTGGGTTAG
- a CDS encoding VC0807 family protein — MTDTTQSTQATHKPRPLIDLLVSILIPSLILMKLSGESRLGADGALILALAFPLGWGSFELLKYRKFNFIALLGLISVLLTGGIGLLKLDNQWLAIKEAAIPGIIGIAVLVSTRTRFPLIRTMLFNKTVLNVDKIHERLEQAGNTERFEARLLRATYWLSGTFFFSSAMNYVLAKWIVISPAGSEAFNEELGRMNLLSYPMIAIPSMIMLMAIFYYLWRTIHGLTGLKLEDVMANAEQEKQS; from the coding sequence ATGACCGATACCACGCAAAGCACTCAGGCCACGCACAAACCCCGCCCGCTGATCGATTTGCTGGTCAGTATCCTGATTCCCTCCCTGATTCTGATGAAACTCAGTGGCGAGAGCCGACTGGGTGCCGACGGCGCGCTGATACTGGCGCTGGCCTTCCCGCTGGGCTGGGGCAGTTTCGAGCTGCTCAAGTACCGCAAATTCAACTTTATCGCGCTGCTCGGCCTGATCAGTGTGCTGCTTACCGGCGGCATTGGCCTGCTCAAGCTGGACAACCAATGGCTGGCGATCAAGGAAGCGGCGATCCCCGGCATCATCGGTATTGCCGTGCTGGTATCAACCCGCACCCGCTTCCCGCTGATTCGCACCATGCTGTTCAACAAGACCGTGCTCAACGTCGACAAAATCCATGAGCGCCTGGAGCAGGCCGGCAATACCGAGCGCTTCGAAGCGCGCTTGCTCAGGGCCACCTACTGGCTGAGCGGCACCTTCTTCTTTTCCTCGGCGATGAACTACGTGTTGGCCAAGTGGATCGTGATCAGCCCGGCTGGTAGCGAAGCCTTCAACGAAGAGCTGGGGCGGATGAACCTGCTCAGCTATCCGATGATCGCGATCCCCTCGATGATCATGCTGATGGCCATCTTCTATTACCTCTGGCGCACCATTCACGGGCTTACCGGCCTCAAGCTGGAAGACGTGATGGCCAATGCCGAGCAGGAAAAACAGTCTTAA
- a CDS encoding diguanylate cyclase yields the protein MLSLALLPGLSSAAITLTPTSSGISLNTDFELLEDSSAQLTIADMADPAIQSRFQPANGRASVGQSLNPWWIKVTLQRTSDAPSQWWLEVSSVTQLDLRLYLPGQNGRWQERQSGELVNHKEGRDHEFRHMLFKLPELSPQPLTFYLRSYDPAGNSFPMRAWQLDQLIQGAAEENLALGVVYGIIAALLLYNLFIFFSLRDSAYFWYVLTTAGALLMILSMSGHGFQYLWPNNPVPFWLDRVTLPSLWGFCACRFTQCLMQTRTHVRWAHHLLSLACICYVIAVALEGLGQRHTAAWIIALLSLTSIPAALGSALIRWRQGYFPALLYLFGYGLILGSISLALMRATGLVQPATWNAYVFPLSVAAESILFSFALAYRIQTLKQEKAEALEQADREKTARLAQMQGSADELQSAVKLRTAELAQANQQLCERERELQHVAFHDPLTELPNRRFLVERCEAALANARRHNEATALLLIDLDHFKPINDKYGHDAGDLMLQSIAQRLREHVRSGDAVARLGGDEFAVLICGEDAEQHARDIARRLLDELAKPVAYGADRLTVTISIGVALYPRHASNFTTLYKAADEMLYKVKSRGRSGSAVCGENGELSSSARLQLDVLNVPSGLG from the coding sequence ATGCTGAGCCTAGCCCTGCTGCCTGGCCTTTCGAGTGCAGCCATCACTCTCACGCCCACCAGCAGTGGCATTTCCCTGAACACCGACTTCGAACTGCTGGAAGACAGCAGCGCACAACTGACCATTGCCGATATGGCCGACCCGGCCATTCAGAGCCGCTTCCAGCCGGCCAATGGCCGCGCCAGCGTAGGCCAGAGTCTTAACCCCTGGTGGATCAAGGTTACCCTGCAGCGCACTAGCGATGCCCCCAGCCAGTGGTGGCTGGAAGTCAGTTCGGTCACCCAGCTCGACCTGCGCCTGTACCTGCCTGGGCAGAATGGCCGCTGGCAGGAGCGACAATCCGGCGAGCTGGTCAACCATAAAGAAGGCCGCGATCACGAATTCCGCCACATGCTGTTCAAGCTGCCGGAGCTGAGCCCACAACCGCTGACCTTTTATCTGCGCAGCTATGACCCGGCCGGCAACTCGTTCCCGATGCGCGCCTGGCAGCTGGATCAGCTGATCCAAGGCGCCGCAGAAGAGAACCTCGCACTTGGCGTGGTCTACGGCATCATCGCCGCACTGCTGCTGTACAACCTGTTTATCTTCTTCAGCCTGCGCGACTCGGCCTATTTCTGGTACGTGCTGACCACCGCCGGCGCGCTGCTGATGATCCTCAGCATGAGCGGCCATGGTTTTCAGTACCTGTGGCCAAACAATCCTGTGCCCTTCTGGCTGGACCGTGTCACCCTGCCATCGCTGTGGGGCTTCTGCGCCTGCCGCTTTACTCAATGCCTGATGCAAACTCGCACCCATGTGCGCTGGGCTCATCATCTGCTGAGCCTGGCCTGCATCTGCTATGTGATTGCAGTCGCCCTGGAGGGCCTGGGACAACGCCATACCGCTGCCTGGATCATTGCCCTGCTATCGCTGACCAGCATCCCTGCAGCGCTGGGCTCGGCCCTGATTCGCTGGCGCCAGGGTTACTTCCCGGCCCTGCTCTATCTCTTTGGCTATGGCCTGATTCTCGGCAGCATCAGTCTGGCGCTGATGCGCGCCACCGGCCTGGTACAGCCGGCCACCTGGAATGCTTATGTATTCCCGCTGTCAGTGGCAGCCGAGTCGATCCTGTTCTCCTTCGCCCTGGCGTACCGTATCCAAACGCTCAAGCAGGAAAAAGCCGAAGCCCTGGAACAGGCCGATCGCGAAAAAACGGCACGTCTGGCGCAGATGCAAGGCAGCGCCGATGAACTGCAAAGTGCGGTCAAACTGCGTACTGCCGAACTGGCGCAGGCCAACCAGCAACTCTGCGAACGCGAGCGCGAGCTCCAGCACGTCGCCTTCCACGACCCGCTGACCGAGCTGCCCAATCGACGTTTTCTGGTCGAGCGCTGCGAAGCGGCGCTGGCCAATGCCCGTCGGCACAATGAAGCCACGGCTCTGCTGCTGATTGACCTCGACCATTTCAAACCGATCAACGACAAATACGGCCACGATGCCGGCGACCTCATGCTGCAAAGCATCGCTCAACGTCTGCGCGAGCACGTACGCTCGGGTGATGCGGTGGCGCGCCTGGGTGGCGATGAATTTGCCGTACTGATCTGCGGCGAGGACGCCGAACAGCATGCCCGCGATATCGCCCGCCGCCTGCTGGACGAGCTGGCCAAGCCGGTGGCCTACGGTGCCGACCGCCTCACCGTAACCATCAGCATCGGCGTGGCGCTGTATCCGCGTCACGCCAGCAACTTCACCACGCTGTACAAGGCCGCCGACGAAATGCTCTACAAGGTCAAGAGCCGCGGTCGTTCAGGCTCGGCCGTTTGCGGGGAGAACGGCGAGCTGAGCAGCAGCGCGCGCCTGCAACTGGATGTGCTGAATGTACCCAGTGGCTTGGGCTGA